The following is a genomic window from Phaeodactylum tricornutum CCAP 1055/1 chromosome 31, whole genome shotgun sequence.
taaaGGGTGTCGGCCCTTTGGAATATCATCTTGGTTGTACGTTTGAAAGAGACAAGGATGGTACCCTTTCCTATCATCCAAAGAAATATATATCACGAATGATGGAACAGTATGAGAGAATGTTCCAAGAACAGCCTAAGCAGTACGTGTCACCCTTGGAGAAAGGTGATCACCCTGAGCTAGATTCAATGCCGGAACTTGGTGACGCTGGTATCAAGCAGTATCAATCCCTCATCGGTAGTTTACAATGGTTGATTACACTTGGGCGTTTTGACATAGCCACAGCGGTTATGAGTATGTCTAGATTCAGGGTAGCACCTCGGCAAGGACACCTTGATCGGCTCAAGCGAATGTACGGGTACGtaaagaagatgaagagtGGTGCAATCAGGGTTCGAACTGACGAGCCAGACTACTCAGGGCTCCCAGATAATCCCCGCGATTGGGCTACTTCTGTGTATGGAAACGTTAAGGAACTGCTTCCTCATGACGCCCCAACGGCTCTGGGAAAACATGTCAGGCTAACCAGCTATGTCGACGCGAACCTATATCACGACATGGCAACAGGACGTTCCGTCACAGGCGTGTTGCACCTTATCAATCAGACACCTTTTGAGTGGTACTCCAAACGGCAAGCTACAGTTGAAACTGCTACATATGGATCTGAATTTGTCGCTGCACGGATCGCGGTCGAACAGATCTTGGACATTCGTACCACCCTACGTTTCCTTGGTGTTCCTATTATAGGCAAGTCAATTCTTTTCGGAGACAACCAATCGGTCATCATCAGCTCCACCGAACCACAATCACCGAtcaacaagcgacacaaTGCCCTATCTTACCACAGGGTGCGCGAAGCTATTGCTGCTGGGATCGTAGACTTCCAGAAGGTCGTGAGTGCCGAGAATGTTGCAGATATACTCAGCAAACATTGGGGTTTTCAGCAGGCATGGCCGGTCCTCAAGCCCATGTTGTTTTGGCAAGGTGACCcatcaaaatgtgaggtaaagGCTTCCAACTCATCCAagcaggccgatggggagtgtcacgatatacaccaaggtgACATGTCTCTAGGACAATCGTCATCTAAGGGTGATGTCGGAAGTGTGAATGAGGATGGAGACAATGGTGGAATCGTGGTATTCATGTCGGCCCTATTATACGACCCGTTGtattcacgtcatcatcgagGTTGTCCTGTATTGGAAGTCGCGGGAGCTGGATACAAGAATGGAGATTAGGAGACAGTCCCACGAATCATAAGGCAAGGTACAGACAGGATTGGGTActcgctgagtgattctgtgtgggatttatatttagaagagatattactctatgtgagagtaaggttatctggcacatggtaagaggtctttcaCTTGGGTGAACAGACTggttctcatggactagatgtagaataatctttctctcattgttttagaaagtcattgatccaaatattgcattagcataggtcctcgtatccgctgtctaacccgtggggagcgtcgtaagcgagttgagttttacagtccctaggctcgcttaggtgtatcgcaggtcgttcgtaataacgcccaaccttcgtttaccagactttgtcgacactgcgtttcctgtctttcgtacgtacattggttgtactacgtaacaaCAAGACCCTCCAGCCGCCAGGACGCAGTTTTTGTACGCCGATTTCGCCGAAGTCACCGGAAAAATTTTTACTGACCCTACCGGCCGTTTTGTCACCACTTCAAGCTCCGGCAATGCATACATGCTAGTGGTTTATGACTACGATAGCAATTTTATTCATGTCGAAGCCATGAAGAACCGCACCGGTCCCGAGATTTTGAGCGCCTACAAGCGTGCTCACGCCATGCTATCCTCCAAAGGTTTGCGCCCCCAACTCCAACGCttagacaacgaagcctcaACTGTGTTACAACAATTCATGTCCTCTGTCGATATTGATTTTCTATTAGCTCCTCCTCACGTGCACCGTCGgaacgccgccgaacgggcCATCCGCACGTTCAAAAACCACTTCATTGCAGGTCTGTGCAGCACAGACAAAAACTTTCCGCTTCACCTTTCGGATCGCTTACTCCCACAAGCCATCATGACTCTTAACCTTCTTCGAGGGTCTCGTATCAACCCAAATCTGTCATCCTGGGCCCAACTCCACGGCTCGTTCGACTACAATCGTACCCCTCTGGCTCCCCCGGGCATCCGCGTGCTTGTACACGAAAAACCGTCAATTCGCAGAACTTGGGCCCCCCACGCAGCCGACGGTTGGTACGTTGGCCCCGCCATGAACCATTACCGATGCTATCGCGTCTGGGTCAAGGAGACCACCAGCGAACGCATTTCGGACACTCTGACCTGGTTTCCCAGCCAAGTCAAAATGCCCAGCACCTCGTCTCGCGATACAATTGTCGCCGCTGCTCACGATCTTGCCCATGCTCTGGCACATCCCTCTCCTGCGTCGCCTTTATCACCTCTTTCGGTCAACGAACGCGAAGCCCTCTCGCAACTTTCAGAtattttttcaaaagccgCTAACCCAGTTGACTCGTCCCTCCCAGTTGCTCCCACGGCAACCCTAAGTCCGCCAGCTGCATCTACTTCTTCACCTCGTCAAGTCCGCTTCCGAAACCCGGTCACTGAATCACTTCCAAGGGTGCCGACCGCCACAGCCGCCCCTCCGCagtcacttccgagggtgcctcCCCCGGACTCCGAGGCCGAGACATAAAAGCTTGTCACCTGCAACCCTCGCCAAGCACGTTGTAGGGCCGCTCGCAaactgaaagaaaaaatttctGCTTCAACATCCGTCGTTCCTACCCAAGCAGCACCCGCACCCGTCGTACCTTCTCCCAAGGTCCCAACACCTCCGCACAGTCACGGAACTCGCTTGCAAGCCGCTCGATACCCAGGACACGCGTTCGACagcgccaacgccgtcgtcgaccccaaTTCCGGAGCCACTCTCAAGTattcaaaactcaaaaattcCGAACACGGCCCCGAATGGATTCAGGCCGCTGCCAACGAGATGGGCCGCCTATCTCAAGGCGTTAAACCCAACATGCCCACCGGCACCGACACGATGCATTTTATTCCGCATACCGCGAAGCCGCACGACCGCAAGGCCACCTACCTGAAGATCGTAGCGGCTATCAAGCCACACAAGGCCGAAAAATACCGCATCCGTTTCAccgtcggcggcgaccgtATCGAGTACAACGGACCCACAAGTACCCCTACAGCTGCCTTACCAGCCATCAAGATCCTCATCAACAGCGTAATTTCCACTGAAGGCGCACGCTTTATGACCTGCGACCTCAAGGATTTTTATTTGGGCACTCCTCTCCCCGTGTACGagtacatgcgcatcccTGCAGTCCATATACCGGACTGCATAATGGAACAGTACAAGCTTGCCCCTCTAGTTCACAACGGCAACGTTCTAGTGGAAATTCGAAAAGCAATGTACGGTCTCCCACACGCAGGCCGCATTGCCAACGACCGCCTCATCGATCATTTAGCTCTCGACGGATACCATCAGGCCAAGCATACCCCAGGCTTCTTCACCCACGAAACGCGCCCTATTTCATTTTCACTAgttgttgacaattttgGTGTTAAATACGTGGGTAAGGAACATGCCGAGCATTTACTACACTGTCTCGAGAAGCTATACACGGTAACGACAGATTGGACCGGTGCCCTTTACTGCGGTCTCACCTTTACTTGGAATTACAAACAGCGCCACGTTGACATGGCCATGCCTGGCTACGTCGAAAAAGCTTTACAACGTTTCCAACATCCGTCCCCAGCCCGCCCTCAACATTCCCCTCACGCGTGGGTTCCGCCATCGTACGGTGTAAAAATTCAGCTAACCAACGAAACTGATCTTTCTCCGCCGCTCGACAAGGCTGGCATCACTCGTCTTCAAGAAGTTATTGGTACCCTGTTATATTATGCTCGCGCCGTGGATTCAACCATGCTTGTTGCTCTCGGCACCCTCGCATCCGCTCAAACAAAAGGAACCGAAGCAACTGCCGAAGCCGTCACGCAACTCTTAAATTACAGCGCAACGCATCCAGACGCGACGGTACGATACCACGCCAGCGACATGCACTTACACGTTCACAGCGATGCTTCTTATTTATCAGAATCCAAGGCTCGCTCTCGCGCTGGTGGAATTTTTTTTCTAAGTTCTGCACCTACCGAGAACCCCAAGCCAAATTCCAAACCACCGCCATTAAACGGCGCCATACACACGCACTGTTCTATCATGAAgtccgttctttcttctgCAACTGAAGCTGAACTGGGTGCACTATTCTTtaacgccaaggacggtgTGGAATTACGTACTACCTTGGAAGCTATGGGACATCCCCAGTTAGCTACTCCTATTcaaactgacaatgaatgtgCATCAGgaattgtcaacaatacaGTGAAACAACGAAGATCTAAAGCCATagacatgcgtttctattGGATTAAAGACCGTGTcaagcaaggtcaattcaATGTTCATTGGAGAAAAGGAACTGATAATCTTGCAGATTATTTCACCAAGCATCATTCGCCATCACATCATCGAATAATGCGATCTTGTTATTTGCTTGATCTCGACCAAACTGCCTCCaactcaagtttgaaacgagggtgtgttgataattccattgggcctactaaatctttcccaatccgttgtgacaagattgatagtaccaaagaacctatcacggttacatacagagctttaacgtcctacgaacgttctagtcttcccgtttacatttcaatcaagtcatcgccatatgaaacagtcattggcgattcagctgcatcatacaaactcaatcacgattctcaaactagtcataaatcttattagttcatcaatttccatcattcgcgttcttgcgtttgtagagctcatcaatagatTTAGCCATCGAACAAAGCTTCCCAGCATGCTCGTGGCGTATTGGGCACAACCAACGGTGCTGTTCTTTAGAACTCAGCCAACATTGAGACAAGCCTGTCGAACTTTGCGTCAGGAAACGCACAGTCAACAGCTAGAGATACCATCGGCGTACCTTTCCTAGTGTGAGAAGTGGTACGAAGCGCGTTGGAAGCCGACACTCTCGTCAAGGAAACGGATTGACAAACGTCAGACAGGGCCGATGGACCCATTCCAGCCGCACACGCAAAAGGTATGTTGCCCGAAACGTCGGCAGCTACAGTAGCGGACAACGCGGTCGTAAGCTCAGCATGCTCCGCCGATACTCCGGTGTGCCCGACAACTTGGGAGTGGACCAGCCAAGGGTGCGGCAAGGCCAGCAATTGCCATGCAGGTTTCCATCACagtcttcaaaaagaagatttttcATCTTGCGCCGCATTGCTGACCTTTGCAATGACAAGCATAGCAAGTCGCTGCTCCGTTAGTGGTCTCTTTTCCCAATTTGGTGCTATTTTGGATTGCTATATTCTAGACAAGGCTTGCATGGTTACCTTTCGCTAGTTCCACTTTTCCGTAGTCTTGTGATGCAAAGCAGACGAGAAGCGTGGGATTCACATTACACATGTATTTCAAACGGTGCCAGTATGTGATACAGCAATTGCGGGTGGGTCAGTTTACATCAACATTAAGCGCAGAGAAGAACAGAAAGATCACATCTCCCAGTGTCCAAATTGTAAAAAGGCATGCGCTGCAAGTAAAGCAATACTCATTAAGATTTGGTGATTATGGTTTGCCGAGTTTTAGTGGTGACTGTGATGGATTGTTCGACGTCCACAAGATACAACGTAAAAATagaatctcacagtcagcagctAGTCAACATGCCTTTAAATCTGTGTATAAAAGTCCATTTCTCAGCTTCTGCTTTGTTGTCGAAT
Proteins encoded in this region:
- a CDS encoding predicted protein, which produces MVYRRSFVITPNLRLPDFVDTAFPVFHPPAARTQFLYADFAEVTGKIFTDPTGRFVTTSSSGNAYMLVVYDYDSNFIHVEAMKNRTGPEILSAYKRAHAMLSSKGLRPQLQRLDNEASTVLQQFMSSVDIDFLLAPPHVHRRNAAERAIRTFKNHFIAGLCSTDKNFPLHLSDRLLPQAIMTLNLLRGSRINPNLSSWAQLHGSFDYNRTPLAPPGIRVLVHEKPSIRRTWAPHAADGWYVGPAMNHYRCYRVWVKETTSERISDTLTWFPSQVKMPSTSSRDTIVAAAHDLAHALAHPSPASPLSPLSVNEREALSQLSDIFSKAANPVDSSLPVAPTATLSPPAASTSSPRQVRFRNPVTESLPRVPTATAAPPQSLPRVPPPDSEAET